CTAATTGAAACTATTTCTCTTCATTTTGTCATTGCAGCTCATTTTACTAACTAAGCCAATGGGTTTTTATTTAACTGCCTGACTTTGGTTCATTGATAAATCACAACAGATGGGCTAACCCCAATCTATGAGCCTATCTTTTTCAGGCCAACTAAAAACAAATCATTGCCTGCTAAAAAAAGTGATGACTAAGAGATTGCCATATATGCAAAGGCTAGTCAACACACTAGAAACAAATCAGTAAACGAGTTTCGATATCTCATGTTTAATCTTGCATCTATATGCTTATACGTTGTTGACAAAATAATCCTATATTATCTTCACTCATCATGCTAATTTTGTGACAGAGGGTTTAATGTTGCAACAATCAGTGTCTTTTTAACATTTAGAATTGGTGGCCAACacatgttagtatgttgcattTAGTCTATCCGATAAACGTTAAAGAATCTTAACCTCAAAAAAGTGGAAAATGTGAATTTCTTTGAATGAATTCTCAGATGTATGGTGCATGTACCGAGAATTCGCTTGTACTATTTTATCAAAGTGTGCTGATTATTTACAATCAATGTACTTAGATTTCTTTCATCCTCTTGAACATTAAGAACTTGCATTATCTCATTGTTTTTTCTTTATTAGCTCTTATATAATATCTTAATAAGCTTCTATTTTTACTCAAAAAATTCATTTCCCTTTTGATTTACTTACTGAGTTCCTCAGTTAAGTTGATGGATTGTATTACGTACTTTACCAAGCTAAGCTGTTTAATTTTTAATTGGAAAATGGCAtcaactgatatatatatatatatatatatatatatatatatatatatatatatatataagctgCAATACATACATTTAAGTCCACAAATTGTGACATATGGTTTAGCATCACAAGCTTAATATTGATGTAACTAAATTTGAAGTACAGTCTGTTGAGCAGAAAGTTGTTTATATCTGCTGGAGCTAATTATGCCATCTACTTCAGTTACTCGAAAACACAACCACCATaacctgcaattttttttaaaaaaataaaataaatcgaACTTCCATTGTTAGCTCAATGTATACAACTTAAATCAAACATACCCTGTTTAAAACGCTCGTATTAACTCAAACAAATTTAAGTTCTCCTTAGAATATTATTGATTGGATTACGAGAAAAAACTAATATAAATTTGAAATGGACTCACTGGGATCAGTTATTGTAACAATGGCAGAGTTGTTAAAGTCGCAGTTCCATTTGTTTCTTCCTTGGCGCTGGTAATAAACGTTCATGGCGACGGAAGCATGGTTGATTCGATTATCGGGTGTATAACAAGGGCAGCCAGGCTGCAGAAATGTGCTGCAGTCTACATTAGTACAGGCGTATTCAATGTTATTTTGCAGAGCTATTTCATCTGTGGATGGTTTCGCCACACACCATGTTTTCTGCACATAAAAAAATGTATCCCATTTAAGAAAAATCCAAAAAACATTGCATCACTTTATTAACATATGTGTTTTAAAATATCTTAATTGTTTCTACAATATCTTTAAGATTACCTCTCCATGAGCCATTGTAAGTGTAGCAACTGCATAAACAGAAAAGTTTTGGTGAGCAAAGAATATTTAGAGTGAGTACCAACATCTGCTTTAATTTGAACAATGCCAAAAAAGAAATATTTATTCATGATCGTAATTCTCCTTTGAATGTAAACCATGTACCTGTGACCAAGGAGATATTGAGAAGGCAGAAATATAAAGCTTGTTGTTTTGCCATTGTGCTGGTTCCTGTGAGGAGGTTTCACCTGACAATAGTTAAGTATCACCAGGGGAATTGCAAGAGAATGTGTTGTTTATGAGATGGAAATGGTTTAAATGGGGAGGCTAACAGTTGTAGTCATGATTATTATTTAACCTTATGCATGGGATTTTTATTAGTTTATGATATCTATCTTTCTCAAGCTGGGATCCGGGAATCAAATTTAGTCAGTTACATTTTGAGTCGGTTACATTTTAATGCCACCGATTATATTAAAaagttattttttttataaaaacgTGGCTCTACTTTTTTACTTAGTTTTATAaaatcatccatgtttttaaatTTATGAATAGATGGTAATATTTTATACCAAGTTTTAAATAATATTgttatgtttaaataatttaataaatattaaaatatgaaaATACTAATTCTGTGTCACTTATTTATTTACTGTTTTTTCTCCTACACATATTTTAAGAAtactataaaatatagttttgtaatttatttttaaattttttctgtttaaaaatttaaacattatatttttatttagaattttttttttaaaaaaataggcAATTATATTTAATAACAATTTTAAAATGCGTGCCCGTTCCCATATAAAAAATTGTGTGGAAGGAAGGGAGTATAATATAAGAAAATATTATGTTAATAGTTAAAAGTTACCGTATAAatacataaatatttttaatactTATGTTTCTTATCTGTAGACTCTAATTATGTATCATGCTTATAGAGCTTAGCAGCTTAAAATATGTTTGGCCCACAAGTTACAAACCAAAGCGGTGGTGGTATCCAGTCAGCCGTTACACTCCTTAAATAGTTGCGGAAATGGACAAAGAAACGGCTGTCATCTCTAACATCAAAACTTTATTAACAgtatatagatatatagatatagattaaCTTGTTCTCTAATGATtaattacaaaaaaatatatatcataGACAAATTTTGGAATGAGTAGTTAAGATTGGCTAATGCCCAATTATCTAATGTTTCCTCGGTAAGATGCGTGTATGATTGATGCacattatttttttaattagttATATAAGTATATGTTAAAAGTTGAACTCTTCATCTCTCGTATGAGAGAAAAGAGCTCAACTATTATACGATCTATTTATTGCACAATTGACTGTGCACTTTATTTGATCATACTTATAATAAAGATTTTGTAGCAGATGAACAATTTGTATGGATTGTTGTCAAGAACTAAATGAATTAACGAAGGTATCAAACACAAGCTGATTAAACAATTACAAATATAATCTATATACCGAGAATAACTATATACGTTATCGGAAATAGAGTCATTTTGCGATCGAATAAAGCCGGGTTCAAAATTGACACTGTTTCAGAAAGTCAATTTAGTATTATTTTGGATTGTCAAAACTGATCGAACCATGCTGTAGGGATCACAGACTCCTGCGATGGAACTCTAGGTATCCCTGCCATACCCTGTTGTTGTAAACCCAGCTGTAATCCCACATCGTGCTCATCCATCCCCTCGACCGGGGTCATCTGAAACACCTTTGGCTCTAGAGCATAACTGGCAAAGGGGGTAATACTGCTGGTGGAACCTCTGGCTCAATCTCTGGAATAAACTGATACTCTATCGAAAGTTGAGGTGGAaacatcggctcaaagaacttTAAAGGATCAAACATCTCCATGGAATCTGGTAATAGCTCTGGAGCTGGCGGTGCTGGCTCCTGGGGTAGTGATGGTAGTCGTGGAAACATCTGTGCTGAAACTGGTGGTACAGATGGTTCAGCTGGTCCAGTAACAGTCCTATCGGAAGATGCTGACGATGCCATCGGATAATATAACAAGGAAAGAAAAAGGGTCACTTAGAAATCCTAGAACTTATACATTCCTAATCTAGACTTATCTGAACCCTAACACtcctattcctatcttatgtgatcttcctatcttatcttaatcataattttcttattttcagggacctaAACCTACAGAactgatgccaaacctgtaacgcccttTAAACCCGGGGTATaggtctgggggttactagctaatctccaAACCTGTATAACAATTatgcagatatatatatatctaaccCCTTTTATACTAActaggatctttttaggttaaagtatgaaaataagaaccaccatctaactttattacaaacccaatttaaaatttcacaaaactctctttattacaaaccattgtctaacaagttttaaactaaattcatctttattcaaacacacacattaTCTATCTACACCACACATGCTCATACAACTCAAAGCCTCATGAATTGGGTTCAACACCTTTGGTATGAGAGGGTCCCGCGGCTTGACTCATTTTTTTACTACTCGAGTCTTGATATGTTTCATTTtctttcttaactgaaaacaataaggtggataacaacaaaaagggg
This sequence is a window from Apium graveolens cultivar Ventura chromosome 9, ASM990537v1, whole genome shotgun sequence. Protein-coding genes within it:
- the LOC141682418 gene encoding glucan endo-1,3-beta-D-glucosidase-like — translated: MAKQQALYFCLLNISLVTVATLTMAHGEKTWCVAKPSTDEIALQNNIEYACTNVDCSTFLQPGCPCYTPDNRINHASVAMNVYYQRQGRNKWNCDFNNSAIVTITDPSYGGCVFE